A single genomic interval of Penicillium psychrofluorescens genome assembly, chromosome: 2 harbors:
- a CDS encoding uncharacterized protein (ID:PFLUO_002706-T1.cds;~source:funannotate): MLHYFGFGNTAPSSKEEVKRTPVRALPASWYTSPEMYELERRAIFSKRWLFITHSLRIKETGDWLRYEMAGFDFIITRDRQGNVNAFHNVCRHRAYPVIEKQGSGNSKILACRYHGWSYGLNGKLAKATGYQDLDGFDKEQNGLFQIHVKVDVNGFIWVNLDAKEVPEVSWEEHFRDVDKQERYNVYNFDDYDFDHAYELEGHYNWKILADNFNECYHCPTTHPDIPEFLNLESFDSDLKDGHIQHHCVSTPEQIAKGLYTASTYYFPMSAMVASPHFIMVQKFLPKSPNSSQMAYEIYRNRNSSEADFRLISDMYARVMGEDKVLCNNTQKNLDRNVFTNGQLHPKYEKAPLFFQTTVREVITEHFEREKSEGREVWPAKPKMTCNVQVSEKDEEICAALSCGIQKGILAW, from the exons ATGCTGCACTATTTTGGCTTTGGCAACAccgctccttcttccaaggaagaagtaaAGCGCACCCCCGTGCGCGCTTTGCCCGCATCATGGTACACTTCACCAGAGATGTATGAGTTGGAGCGTCGTGCCATATTTTCCAAGAGATGGCTCTTTATAACCCACAGCCTGCGGATAAAGGAGACTGGTGACTGGCTGCGCTATGAGATGGCAGGCTTCGATTTCATCATTACTCGTGATCGACAGGGCAACGTCAACGCATTTCACAACGTATGCCGGCATCGTGCGTACCCGGTTATTGAAAAGCAAGGCTCGGGAAATTCCAAAATCTTGGCCTGCCGATATCACGGCTGGTCTTATGGGTTGAATGGAAAGCTCGCAAAAGCTACCGGATATCAAGACCTGGATGGATTTGATAAGGAGCAAAATGGCCTTTTTCAGATCCATGTCAAGGTCGATGTCAATGGATTCATCTGGGTTAATCTAGATGCGAAGGAAGTCCCCGAAGTGTCCTGGGAGGAGCACTTCCGAGATGTTGACAAACAAGAACGGTACAATGTCTACAACTTCGACGACTATGACTTTGATCATGCCTATGAACTAGAGGGCCACTACAACTGGAAGATTTTGGCCGATAATTTCAATGAATGCTACCACTGCCCTACGACACACCCCGACATTCCTGAGTTTCTCAACCTTGAATCTTTCGACAGCGATCTGAAAGATGGACATATCCAGCACCATTGCGTTTCTACACCAGAGCAAATCGCAAAGGGTCTTTATACTGCCAGTACTTACTACTTTCCAATGTCTGCCATGGTTGCTTC GCCTCATTTTATAATGGTCCAGAAATTCCTCCCCAAGAGTCCCAACAGCTCCCAGATGGCCTACGAAATTTACCGAAACAGAAATTCCTCCGAGGCTGATTTCAGGCTCATCAGCGACATGTACGCGCGCGTTATGGGAGAAGACAAGGTTCTTTGCAACAATACACAAAAGAACCTTGATCGCAATGTTTTTACCAACGGTCAACTTCACCCCAAATATGAGAAGGCGCCGCTATTTTTCCAAACCACAGTTCGTGAGGTAATCACAGAGCATTTTGAGCGCGAGAAATCCGAAGGGCGCGAGGTTTGGCCGGCGAAACCGAAGATGACATGCAACGTGCAAGTGagtgagaaggatgaggagatctGCGCAGCTCTCAGCTGCGGAATCCAGAAAGGGATTTTGGCTTGGTGA
- a CDS encoding uncharacterized protein (ID:PFLUO_002712-T1.cds;~source:funannotate) yields MAIKTANQASHQTFRYAGSELILAVVFLHGGPGGSTSIKNTVFFNPSVYRVILFDQRGCGQSLPLGEIRENTVQHLVTDIDALRKHLEIQRWHVFGASWGTTLSVLYAQTYPEAVVSVTLRGVSFFEALEKIDFNAAFHRTWLFRPELYAELTGHLTEEERKDIAGSYAKRFTCGDYAVEVAAMKVYDRWAGGMSKLIPKEDNGDDTMTEAEEKQMVAGIRIEWHYHAHNLWLKELQYLEPEKLEKIKNIPFAIVNGRYDLICPPFAAWSLHKALPNSKLFIIPDAGHSAAEPGTLNKLVDICDEFATLPI; encoded by the exons ATGGCAATAAAGACGGCAAACCAGGCAAGCCACCAGACATTTCGTTACGCTGGATCTGAGCTGATCCTGGCAGTTGTGTTCCTGCATGGTGGCCCCGGAGGTTCTACTTCCATAAAGAACaccgtcttcttcaatccGTCCGTCTATCGCGTGATCCTCTTCGACCAGCGAGGTTGTGGCCAATCCCTTCCTTTAGGCGAGATCCGTGAAAACACAGTGCAACACCTGGTTACAGACATCGATGCCCTCCGTAAGCACCTCGAAATTCAGCGATGGCACGTATTCGGTGCCTCATGGGGCACTACTCTGTCTGTCCTCTACGCTCAAACATATCCGGAGGCGGTTGTGAGTGTGACTCTTCGAGGCGTCTCTTTCTTCGAGGCTCTGGAAAAAATCGACTTCAATGCCGCCTTCCACCGCACATGGCTCTTCCGTCCAGAGTTGTATGCGGAGCTTACTGGGCATctcaccgaggaagagcgcaAAGATATTGCGGGCAGCTATGCCAAGCGATTCACGTGCGGCGACTATGCAGTGGAGGTTGCGGCAATGAAAGTGTATGACAGGTGGGCGGGAGGGATGAGCAAACTTATTCCCAAAGAGGATAACGGCGATGATACGATGACTGAAGCTGAGGAGAAGCAGATGGTTGCTGGCATTCGGATCGAGTGGCATTATCATGCGCACAACCTGTGGCTTAAGGAACTGCAGTACCTGGAGCCCGAGAAGCTagagaagatcaagaacatTCCGTTCGCCATCGTCAATGGGCGGTATGACTTGATCTGTCCGCCGTTCGCGGCCTGGAGCCTGCACAAGGCATTGCCCAACAGCAagctcttcatcatccctGATGCCGGCCACTCAGCCGCT GAGCCGGGCACACTAAACAAGCTTGTCGACATTTGCGATGAGTTTGCAACGCTTCCCATATGA
- a CDS encoding uncharacterized protein (ID:PFLUO_002710-T1.cds;~source:funannotate) yields the protein MRLAMAQGMHTRMPAEYLGEHVVERCRKIWWTVYILDREMTSLMGLPQSFCDRYVQAPLPTSSDSAGKPTSFGMHIKLSQIIADINTTVYAVDGRINRTFLLSTKTALAHIAGLADELRESFPLHLDRTISGVSRTSAYLNLLYHQNVRNLMQMCLESAQHILNILNSLQAEGLLETFIPFDLESISVSTVILLMGLAVDPRFPESNSIWLERAYAIFDEMVRDGNQVANLRRSELQQLDETLRCISQVQSQPLPAPAFIQQTGVFQPEHSPEAASLEASMTEPLHCNSPLRPDSLLDGECDFGVSLTSAGIMAMADSIESYETEWVSNAMSEHSIW from the exons ATGCGGTTGGCCATGGCACAGGGAATGCACACTCGCATGCCAGCCGAATATCTAGGCGAGCATGTAGTCGAAAGGTGCCGAAAGATCTGGTGGACCGTCTATATTCTAGACCGAGAAATGACGTCTTTAATGGGTTTACCGCAATCCTTTTGTGACCGCTATGTGCAAGCCCCGCTGCCCACGTCTTCGGACTCCGCTGGAAAACCGACATCATTCGGCATGCACATTAAATTGTCCCAGATTATTGCCGATATCAATACAA CGGTATACGCTGTTGACGGGCGGATCAATCGAACTTTCCTTCTCAGCACCAAAACTGCATTAGCACATATTGCCGGCCTTGCCGATGAGCTCCGCGAATCATTTCCTCTACATCTAGATCGGACGATAAGCGGCGTGTCTCGAACATCGGCCTACCTGAATCTGTTGTATCATCAG AATGTTCGGAATCTGATGCAAATGTGCTTAGAATCTGCTCAGCATatcctcaacatcctcaacaGTCTCCAGGCGGAAGGTCTTCTCG AAACATTCATTCCATTTGATCTAGAGTCAATATCTGTATCGACCGTGATCCTTCTCATGGGACTAGCAGTCGATCCCCGCTTCCCAGAAAGCAATTCTATCTGGCTCGAGCGAGCCTACGCAATCTTCGACGAAATGGTCAGAGACGGAAACCAAGTCGCCAATCTACGGCGCTCAgagctccagcagctggacGAGACTCTGCGCTGTATCTCACAGGTCCAATCTCAACCCTTGCCGGCGCCAGCCTTCATTCAGCAGACCGGCGTTTTCCAACCTGAACATTCGCCTGAGGCTGCTTCCCTGGAGGCATCCATGACGGAACCTCTTCATTGCAATTCCCCACTTAGACCGGATTCTTTGTTGGATGGGGAGTGTGATTTTGGGGTATCCTTGACTTCTGCGGGgatcatggccatggcagATTCGATTGAGAGTTATGAAACTGAATGGGTATCTAACGCTATGAGCGAGCATAGTATCTGGTAG
- a CDS encoding uncharacterized protein (ID:PFLUO_002713-T1.cds;~source:funannotate) produces the protein MSSPHHPFDPITPDEIKLACRILEATFPGVPLRYKRIDVNEPIKKDVLPYIEAERLRRPLPPPPARLLYVLFHRLDTGAFYKAILNADRRTIVYAKELPREVQGPVDTDEVMEIEQLCMKHPAVLAEIEKLQLPPGMTVCNDPWMYGTDSEHETRRLYQCFMYMVEVDHPQNNHYSLPCKFSPVFDCLTHELIRMDYLPGGADFETTTTQPWKPVKAIQYAHDLLEEPLRTDLKPYIVQQPEGPSYTVDDRSVYWQKWRFRVGFNIREGLILYNVTYDNRNVFYRLAVSEMTVPYGDPRAPYHRKQAFDVGDTGFGVNANQLSLGCDCLGHIKYFDGYRNDSKGNAVCLKNVVCMHEQDNGLQYKHTNYRSGAATVVRNRQLVLQMICTVANYEYIFAYIFDQAGNIELEVRATGILSTVPFDNEKGQTVPWGTNVGPGVMAPFHQHMFSFRIDPAIDGFKNTVYYEDSVPMPEDENNPYLVGYTAEETVLNKSGWANTSVDRHRVFKIRNDSITNPVTYRPVAYKLHAAPSQMLLVNKNALGYKRAEFATKPIWVTKYQDDELYAAGEFTNQSTKAEGVETWIQRKDNTENEDVVLWHTFGLTHNPRVEDFPVMPMERISVMLRPDGFFTKNPALDVPQSSQAFNKSTLHPELARGGCCAPSAGASKARLYKRID, from the exons ATGTCTTCACCACACCATCCCTTCGACCCCATCACCCCGGACGAGATCAAGCTTGCCTGTCGTATTCTCGAGGCCACTTTCCCCGGAGTCCCACTGCGCTACAAACGCATCGACGTGAACGAGCCGATCAAGAAGGATGTCCTGCCGTACATTGAAGCCGAGCGCCTGCGACGGCCTCTGCCTCCTCCACCTGCCCGCCTCCTGTACGTTCTTTTCCACCGTCTCGACACTGGCGCATTCTACAAGGCTATCCTCAATGCCGATAGGCGGACCATTGTCTACGCCAAGGAACTTCCCCGGGAAGTGCAG GGGCCCGTGGATACCGACGAAGTTATGGAAATCGAACAACTCTGCATGAAGCACCCCGCTGTActggccgagatcgagaagttGCAGCTACCCCCCGGCATGACCGTCTGTAATGACCCCTGGATGTACGGCACCGACAGCGAGCACGAGACCCGGCGCCTTTACCAATGCTTCATGTATATGGTCGAGGTCGACCACCCGCAGAATAACCACTATTCCTTGCCATGCAAGTTCTCACCTGTTTTCGACTGTCTCACCCACGAATTGATCCGCATGGACTATCTTCCCGGCGGCGCTGATTTCGAGACGACTACCACCCAACCTTGGAAGCCCGTCAAGGCGATCCAGTATGCCCATGACTTGTTGGAGGAGCCTCTCCGCACCGACCTCAAGCCCTACATTGTACAGCAGCCTGAAGGCCCATCATACACGGTTGATGATAGGTCTGTCTACTGGCAAAAATGGCGCTTCAGAGTTGGGTTCAACATTCGTGAGGGTCTGATTCTTTACAACGTTACATACGACAATCGCAATGTTTTCTACCGTCTTGCTGTTTCGGAGATGACGGTCCCGTATGGGG ATCCTCGTGCCCCCTACCATCGTAAGCAGGCCTTCGATGTGGGTGATACCGGATTCGGTGTCAATGCGAACCAACTCTCGTTGGGCTGTGACTGCCTGGGCCATATCAAATACTTTGACGGTTATCGCAATGATTCCAAGGGCAACGCTGTTTGCTTAAAGAATGTGGTATGCATGCATGAACAAGACAATGGCCTGCAGTATAAGCACACCAATTACCGGTCTGGTGCCGCGACTGTGGTGCGCAACCGGCAGCTGGTTCTGCAGATGATCTGCACCGTTGCCAACTATGAATATATCTTTGCCTACATTTTCGACCAAGCGGGCAACATCGAGCTGGAAGTACGTGCCACTGGCATCCTGTCTACGGTCCCATTCGATAATGAAAAGGGACAGACCGTTCCCTGGGGCACCAACGTCGGACCGGGGGTCATGGCACCGTTTCACCAGCACATGTTTTCATTCCGAATTGACCCCGCAATTGACGGGTTCAAGAACACCGTGTACTACGAAGATAGCGTCCCCATGCCAGAAGACGAGAACAACCCTTACCTGGTAGGGTACACAGCCGAAGAAACCGTCCTGAACAAGTCTGGCTGGGCCAATACTAGTGTGGACCGCCACCGCGTCTTCAAGATCCGCAACGACTCGATCACCAACCCCGTCACTTACAGGCCCGTGGCATACAAGCTGCACGCAGCGCCTAGCCAGATGCTCCTGGTCAATAAGAACGCCCTCGGCTACAAGCGCGCCGAGTTCGCCACCAAGCCTATTTGGGTGACCAAGTACCAGGACGATGAGCTATACGCGGCCGGCGAGTTCACCAACCAGAGCACCAAAGCGGAGGGCGTCGAGACTTGGATCCAACGCAAGGACAATACGGAGAACGAGGACGTAGTGTTGTGGCATA CCTTTGGACTTACACACAACCCTCGCGTGGAGGATTTCCCCGTCATGCCCATGGAACGCATCAGTGTCATGCTCCGGCCGGATGGGTTCTTCACCAAGAACCCGGCGCTGGATGTGCCACAGTCCTCCCAGGCATTCAATAAGTCGACGCTGCACCCGGAGCTAGCTCGTGGTGGTTGCTGCGCTCCGTCGGCGGGGGCGAGCAAGGCGCGCCTGTACAAGCGCATTGACTGA
- a CDS encoding uncharacterized protein (ID:PFLUO_002708-T1.cds;~source:funannotate), with protein MPDGLSIQIRAKATMPFRLPDPRNEANPTYTKGSPERAKLEEELAKLRSQLPVRSEIIYDGKTQDSSKSWGQPMPAEHATTFTNYPLATAEQTKLAIDLALSAKRDWEETPFVDKASIFLKAAELLTTKYRFEIIAATMLGQGKNMWQAEIDAAAELADFFRLNCNMAAEVLERQPTRGSDGMWSRIDYRPLEGFVYSVSPFNFTAIGGNLISGPALMGNVVLWKPSPSNVYASYLVYKILLEAGLPPNVIQFVTGDPETITDAALSHHDFAGLNFIGSSDVFRSLYGRIGQGIANKSYREFPRVVAETSGKNFHLVHPSADISSAVNHTIRGAFEYQGQKCSATSRVYLPESRAEEFLTALKEGVKDITLGSPDRDLGAFMGPVIHRKSFDKIKSIIDSSNKDSTLKLLVGGSYDDSVGYYVHPTVYQVQSPDHRLLNEEIFGPVLAVYVYKDAEWSPTLKKIDQSGGGFALTGAVFAQDRAAIRQAEDALRYSAGNFYINCKTTAALIGQQSFGGARSSGTNDKAGSSDALRRFTSPRMIKEEFFPQTGYKYPSNH; from the exons ATGCCGGACGGTTTGTCAATCCAGATTCGTGCCAAAGCTACGATGCCATTCCGCCTCCCTGATCCTAGAAACGAAGCAAAT CCTACGTACACGAAAGGCTCTCCGGAAAGGGCCAAACTAGAAGAAGAGTTAGCCAAACTTCGCTCTCAGCTTCCTGTGCGGAGTGAAATCATCTACGATGGCAAGACCCAAGATAGCTCCAAGTCATGGGGTCAACCAATGCCCGCGGAACATGCAACTACGTTCACAAACTATCCACTAGCCACGGCAGAGCAAACCAAGCTAGCCATTGACTTGGCTCTAAGCGCAAAAAGGGACTGGGAAGAAACTCCGTTTGTTGATAAAGCTTCGATATTTCTCAAAGCTGCCGAGCTATTAACTACCAAATATCGGTTTGAGATAATTGCGGCGACAATGCTGGGACAAGGGAAGAATATGTGGCAGGCCGAGATTGATGCTGCAGCTGAATTAGCCGATTTCTTCCGACTCAATTGCAATATGGCAGCAGAAGTTCTTGAAAGGCAGCCCACACGTGGTAGTGATGGCATGTGGAG TCGTATTGATTACCGTCCGCTAGAGGGATTTGTTTATTCGGTCTCACCTTTCAACTTCACAGCAATCGGTGGTAACTTGATATCAGGCCCAGCGCTGATGGGCAATGTCGTGCTGTGGAAACCATCACCATCCAATGTGTATGCCAGCTACTTGGTTTACAAGATCTTACTGGAAGCAGGTCTGCCTCCGAACGTGATCCAATTCGTGACTGGTGACCCGGAAACTATTACTGATGCTGCACTTTCGCACCACGATTTTGCTGGCCTAAATTTCATCGGCTCTTCTGATGTATTCCGCTCTCTTTACGGCCGGATTGGTCAGGGAATTGCGAACAAGTCGTACCGCGAGTTCCCACGCGTGGTCGCTGAAACCAGCGGGAAGAATTTCCACCTTGTTCATCCCTCCGCTGATATCAGCAGCGCCGTCAACCATACTATCCGTGGAGCATTCGAATATCAGGGCCAGAAGTGTTCTGCTACGTCTCGTGTTTACTTGCCTGAGTCTCGAGCGGAAGAATTCCTTACTGCATTGAAGGAAGGCGTCAAGGACATCACACTTGGAAGCCCCGATAGAGATCTGGGCGCTTTCATGGGCCCTGTGATTCACCGCAAGTCATTCGACAAGATCAAGTCTATTATAGATTCCAGCAATAAAGATTCGACATTGAAACTGCTTGTTGGTGGCTCTTATGATGACTCGGTTGGCTACTATGTGCACCCGACCGTCTACCAGGTCCAATCACCAGACCACCGCCTCTTGAacgaggagatctttggtCCTGTACTTGCCGTTTACGTGTACAAGGACGCCGAATGGTCCCCGACACTGAAGAAGATTGATCAATCTGGAGGTGGCTTTGCCCTAACGGGTGCTGTCTTCGCCCAGGATCGTGCTGCCATACGCCAAGCTGAGGATGCGCTCCGATACTCGGCGGGCAACTTCTACATCA ATTGTAAGACGACCGCCGCGCTGATTGGCCAGCAAAGCTTTGGTGGTGCGCGCTCAAGTGGAACAAATGACAAGGCAGGTAGCTCTGATGCTCTTCGACGGTTCACTAGCCCTAGAATGATCAAGGAAGAATTTTTCCCTCAGACTGGTTACAAATACCCCAGCAACCATTGA
- a CDS encoding uncharacterized protein (ID:PFLUO_002709-T1.cds;~source:funannotate) has protein sequence MCLQKSDPIIIVGAGAFGLSTALHLIRNGFTSVSVFDKDDQIPPRYSAANDLNKIVRAEYEDPFYTNLTIKAIAAWKTPLFAPHFHQTGFLHCVSGNAPQKAIDTLKRFQASAEEHAEIRSHVTPLKGQTDIRQACWQLEGPLPGWYGYLNRYDGYAHSANALAAVYRAVQASGVRFHLGEHGAVDEVVYVNTREGKKSSGIRTKDGEFHPASLVIIAAGGSAGQLVPEVGKNVVAKSWSVAHVHLTDEETSALRGIPVTYARDLGFFFEPDPKTNLLKLCPMGGGYINTDPATGVSLAPTSLEESAFIPEQDEKQMRRLLEQTLPTLSDRPLVRKSLCWFADTNDSDFIIDYVPGTTSSVVLLSGDSGHGFKMFPIFGTWVLDLLKAEKQPVTRWQWKKSPSSDGKANWGGDVSWRVGESKEISEILPKRSSRL, from the exons ATGTGCCTCCAAAAGTCCGACCCGATCATCATTGTTGGCGCTGGAGCCTTTGGCCTCTCGACCGCCCTTCACCTAATTCGCAATGGGTTTACGTCCGTCTCTGTGTTTGATAAAGACGACCAAATTCCTCCTCGGTACTCCGCTGCCAATGACCTGAACAAAATTGTGCGCGCGGAATATGAAGATCCATTTTATACGAACTTGACAATT AAAGCTATCGCGGCCTGGAAAACCCCGCTCTTTGCGCCACATTTTCACCAGACAGGATTCCTTCACTGCGTATCGGGGAATGCACCGCAGAAAGCAATCGATACCCTGAAGAGATTCCAGGCTTCAGCGGAAGAACACGCTGAGATCCGCTCACATGTTACTCCACTCAAAGGCCAAACCGATATTCGTCAAGCATGCTGGCAGCTCGAGGGTCCATTACCTGGGTGGTATGGGTACCTGAACCGTTATGACGGTTATGCTCACTCTGCCAATGCTCTTGCGGCTGTGTATCGGGCAGTGCAAGCTTCCGGTGTACGGTTTCATCTAGGGGAACACGGAGCTGTGGACGAAGTAGTGTATGTCAATACAcgggaaggaaagaaaagctCGGGAATCCGGACGAAAGACGGGGAGTTTCATCCTGCATCGCTCGTAATCATCGCAGCGGGTGGCTCAGCTGGACAGCTGGTCCCAGAAGTTGGCAAAAACGTCGTGGCTAAGTCTTGGTCCGTCGCCCATGTCCATCTCACGGACGAAGAGACCTCAGCATTGCGCGGAATTCCCGTAACGTACGCCCGGGACCTGGGGTTCTTCTTCGAGCCAGACCCGAAGACCAACTTGCTCAAGCTTTGCCCCATGGGAGGAGGGTATATCAACACTGATCCAGCGACGGGCGTATCGCTTGCGCCAACATCTCTAGAAGAAAGCGCATTCATACCTGAGCAGGACGAGAAGCAAATGAGGCGGCTGCTAGAACAGACCCTTCCGACTCTTAGCGACCGGCCTCTCGTGCGAAAGAGCCTTTGCTGGTTTGCCGATACCAATGATTCGGACTTCATTATCGATTACGTTCCCGGCACGACATCATCGGTTGTATTGCTGTCTGGTGATTCGGGGCATGGGTTTAAGATGTTTCCGATATTTGGGACTTGGGTTTTGGATCTTCTTAAAGCTGAGAAACAGCCTGTTACGCGGTGGCAGTGGAAGAAATCCCCGTCAAGCGATGGGAAGGCTAACTGGGGTGGTGACGTGAGCTGGCGGGTTGGGGAGTCGAAGGAGATCTCCGAGATTCTACCTAAGAGGTCGTCTAGACTGTGA
- a CDS encoding uncharacterized protein (ID:PFLUO_002707-T1.cds;~source:funannotate) yields MSILSKPNRPWLFNVDRNPILHGILKKTFYEQFCAGENSIETKATIRELKDMGFRGVIMTYAKETVFDHKSQEQHGMGVSALESEQKGERLDSRVLHCASIEAWRDGTLKTVDMMEEDDYLAVKLTGAGVKVTEAFAAGELPPQQMLDALDEICERCKERKVRMLVDAESQHFQRGISRVTLELMRKYNRDGYASVYNTYQAYLKSTPSTLASHLSAAQQEGFTIGLKLVRGAYMASDERSLIHDTKEDTDNAYNSFAQGALKQSIGDFGANGSRPFPSVNLFLAGHNKESMVAAYELHQKRTASGLPTVPIRFAQLHGMSDEVSFSLLHMKEGDEIPEVYKCSTWGRMGECLAYLLRRAIENRDAVLRTDNEYRALKNEMFRRLTKPFSFPPPS; encoded by the exons ATGTCCATCCTCTCCAAGCCCAACAGACCGTGGCTATTCAATGTGGACCGGAATCCGATTCTTCATGGAATTTTGAAGAAGACATTCTATGAACAATTTTGTGCCGGAGAAAATAGCATTGAGACTAAGGCTACGATCCGAGAATTGAAGGATATGGGATTTCGCGGTGTGATCATGACATACGCCAAAGAAACTGTGTTTGATCATAAAAGTCAAGAACAACATGGAATGGGCGTTTCTGCTTTGGAGAGTGAACAAAAAGGAGAGCGTCTCGATTCTCGGGTCCTGCATTGTGCTAGCATTGAGGCCTGGCGGGATGGAACGCTCAAGACTGTCGACAtgatggaggaagatgattaCTTGGCAGTTAA GTTGACCGGAGCTGGGGTTAAAGTCACTGAGGCATTCGCCGCCGGTGAATTGCCTCCTCAACAAATGCTAGACGCTTTGGACGAAATATGCGAGAGATGTAAAGAGCGGAAGGTTCGAATGCTTGTCGATGCCGAATCCCAGCATTTCCAACGGGGCATCTCGCGCGTGACCTTGGAGCTAATGCGGAAGTATAACCGTGACGGTTATGCCTCTGTCTACAATACCTATCAAGCCTACTTGAAGAGCACTCCCTCCACATTAGCGAGTCACCTCTCTGCCGCTCAACAAGAAGGTTTTACAATTGGTCTAAAGCTAGTGAGAGGTGCTTATATGGCCTCGGACGAACGGTCTTTGATTCACGATACAAAAGAAGACACGGACAACGCATATAATTCATTCGCCCAGGGTGCATTGAAACAAAGTATTGGAGACTTTGGAGCCAATGGTAGCCGCCCTTTCCCTTCGGTGAATTTATTCCTAGCTGGCCATAACAAGGAGAGTATGGTGGCAGCTTATGAGCTTCACCAGAAGCGCACGGCATCGGGCTTGCCTACAGTCCCCATTCGATTCGCCCAGCTTCATGGTATGTCCGATGAAGTTAGCTTTTCACTTCTTCACATGAAGGAAGGTGATGAAATTCCTGAAGTCTATAAGTGCTCGACATGGGGCCGCATGGGCGAGTGTCTGGCTTATCTCCTGCGGCGAGCAATTGAGAATCGTGATGCTGTCCTACGAACGGATAATGAGTATCGTGCGTTAAAGAACGAGATGTTCCGCCGACTGACGAAGcctttttcctttccacCGCCATCATAG
- a CDS encoding uncharacterized protein (ID:PFLUO_002711-T1.cds;~source:funannotate) — protein sequence MTTSFPRKAFRVGIICGSQRKPRVGDQITNFVLETVQLHSSSASTSEKHNISFDFDYIDISALDMPFYDEPGIPSKTTPSEGYVHEHTRKWSRRVASLDAFIFVTPQYNWGIPAGLKNAIDFLYHEWKGKPAIIISYGGHGGDKAAAALKMCLVGGIGMQSGDKMIVNLSFPSRDSLYAAAQGHHLGLDASKEGGIWSSERKCITKAWDEMVDMLVSKGVAKAAVQVSQMFTHLKMALQK from the coding sequence ATGACTACCTCTTTCCCCCGAAAAGCTTTTCGGGTCGGCATCATCTGCGGCAGCCAACGTAAACCACGCGTTGGAGACCAAATCACGAATTTCGTGCTCGAAACAGTCCAACTTCACTCAAGCTCTGCTAGTACTTCCGAGAAACACAACATTTCGTTCGACTTTGACTATATCGATATCAGTGCTCTAGATATGCCATTCTACGATGAGCCGGGCATCCCGTCCAAGACAACACCATCCGAGGGCTATGTTCACGAGCACACACGCAAATGGTCACGAAGAGTAGCATCGCTCGATGCGTTCATCTTCGTGACCCCGCAATATAACTGGGGAATACCGGCGGGTCTCAAAAATGCGATCGACTTCCTCTACCACGAATGGAAGGGGAAACCAGCTATCATTATCAGTTACGGTGGCCACGGGGGCGACAAAGCAGCCgcggcgctgaagatgtGTCTGGTGGGCGGTATTGGAATGCAAAGCGGCGATAAAATGATCGTCAACCTAAGTTTCCCGAGCAGAGATTCGCTTTACGCTGCGGCACAGGGCCATCATTTAGGGCTTGATGCGAGTAAAGAGGGTGGAATTTGGAGCTCGGAGAGGAAGTGCATCACCAAAGCATGGGACGAGATGGTTGATATGCTTGTTTCGAAAGGCGTCGCTAAGGCTGCCGTTCAGGTTTCTCAGATGTTCACACATCTTAAGATGGCGCTTCAGAAATAG